The following nucleotide sequence is from Pseudarthrobacter psychrotolerans.
ACCTGGTTAACCAGGCGCAGGCCGAGGTTTACGCCGTGGCGGAGCGGCGCACAGCAGAGGACTATGTGGTCCTCAAGGACGTCATGGAAGCCGCGGTGGACGAGATCGAAGCGTCCGGACACCGCGGGGAAGGCATGACCGGTGTGCCCACCGGGTTCTACGAACTCGATGAACTCACCCACGGGCTGCACCCGGGCCAGATGATCGTCATCGCCGCCCGTCCGGCAGTCGGCAAGTCCACGTTTGCCCTGGACTTCGCCCGTTCGGCGGCCATCAAGAACAACTTGGCCACGGTCATGTTCTCGCTCGAAATGGGCCGGAACGAAATCGCCATGCGCCTGCTGTCCGCCGAAGCGACCATCGGCCTCCAGGACCTTCGCAAGGGCACCATCAAGGACGAGCAGTGGTCCAAGATCGCCACCACCATGGGCCGGATGAATGATGCCCCGCTCTTCATCGATGACAGCCCGAATATGTCGCTGATGGAAATCAGGGCAAAGTGCCGCCGCCTCAAGCAGCAGCATGACCTGAAGCTCGTGATCCTGGACTACCTGCAGCTGATGAGCTCCGGCAAGAAAGTGGAGTCACGCCAGCAGGAAGTCTCCGAGTTCTCCCGTGCGCTCAAGCTGCTGGCCAAGGAACTCCAGGTCCCGGTCATCGCCCTGTCGCAGCTGAACCGTGGCTCCGAGCAGCGCCAGGACAAGCGGCCCATGGTCTCTGACCTCCGTGAATCCGGCTCCATCGAGCAGGATGCGGACATGGTCATCCTGCTGCACCGCGAGGACGTCTATGACAAGGAATCCCCCGTGCGGGCGAGGCGGACATCCTCATCGCCAAGCACCGTAACGGCCCCACCAAGGACATTGTGGTGGCCTTCCAGGGTCACTACTCGCGCTTCGCCAACATGGCGGCCGACGCCGGAGGCAGCGGCTTCTAGGTCCGTCCCCGGCCGGGGCGGCTGGCTTGGCCCTGCCTGAGCAAGGCTTCCCGCCGGCCTAGCCCTGCCCCAGCAGGTGGTTGGGCAGACGGTTCCCCGGAGCGGTCCCACGGATCTCGAGCAGTTCGCGGGCATGGGCATGCAGCCGCTTGTCCTCCGCCGAGACCGGCACCCAGCCGGGGACCGGCACCGAGTTGCCGTCGGCGTCGCGCGTCACCATCACCGTGAGGCAATACGTGGTGAGGTTCAGTTCCTTGCCCTTCGGATCACCGGAGCGCACGTGTACGGCGATGTGCATGCCTTTGGTCCCCGTATAGACCAGCCTGGCCTCGACCTCCACCACATGGCCGATCAGCAGGGGCCGGTAGAAGCGCACGCCACCGGAGAATACCGCCACGGTGTCCATCCCGCAGTAGCGGGATGCGCAGACATAGGCGGCTTCGTCGATCCACTTCATCACGATGCCGCCGTGCACTTTTCCGCCCCAGTTCACGTCCGTGGGGGCGGCCATGAACCGCAGCGTTACGCGTTCGGCGGTCCCGGCGTCGGTATATTCCTGGGCGTTCATGGCTTCGACGATCCGTTCACGGACCTTGATCCGCGCCAGGGCGTGGTCGCGCTGTTCGATCTCCGTTGCCGTGACCGGTTGGAACTGTTTGACGGGTATCGGCTTGCCGTTGTCGCCGACCGCAACAAAGATCACCATGCACTGGCTGCGCATTGTGGCAGGCCCGCCCTTGGGATCGCTTGAAGAGACGACGGTCCGGATGTGCATGGAGGAACGTCCCGTGTAGACGATGGTGGCCTCCACCTCCACCATGTCGCCGCTGTTCACCGGGTCCGCGAAATGGATGTTGCCCACATAGGCGGTGACGCAGTAGGACTTGGCCCAGCCCACAGCGGCAGCGTACGCAGCCTTGTCCACCCATTCGAGGACGGTCCCCGCGTCCACGGATCCGCTGTGGCCCACATCCGTGGGGGCGGCCAGGAAGCGGAGGGTCACGGAGTTGGCTGCGGTCTCAGTCATGCTGCGATCTTACTGAGGCGTCGTGTTACCGGACGGTCGGGGCTGACACAAATCTCTAAATAAGAATGAGTATCATTAACAATATGATGACAGTCCAACCCAGTTTCCCCTTCAGTCGACGCCACTCCCGGATGTTCCCGGCGGTGCTCGCGGTTTCCGCAGCGCTCCTTGCGGCGTGCGGGAGCCCGCCAGGAGCGGCCCCCGGTCACGCGCCAACTACAAACAGCCGTGCCACCTCCGAAGGCAGCGAGGCAAAAGAGTCCCAGGCGCCAGTCCCGCGGCTGGTCCTGACCCACGATGCGGGTATTACGGTTCTTGACGCGAAGACGCTGGGGCCGGTGGGGGAGGTGCCATTGGAGGGATTCAACCGCCTCAGTCAGGCCGGCGACGGACGGCACGTCCTGGTGTCCACCGGAGATTCCTTCCGCATCTTTGACGTCGGCGTGTGGACAGAGGCGCACGGCGACCATGGGCACTCCTATGTCACCGCTCCCCGGCTGACGGACCGGGCCTTCGGCGCCAACAAGGCCGGCCACGTGGTCACCCAAGCAGAGAAGACAGCGCTGTTCAATGACGGTTCGGGGAAAGTGGATGTTTTTGATCCGGCCGCGCTGACTGGCGCCCTCAAGACCGGCCCGCCCGCGACAAGCACCTACACCACACCCGAAGCCCATCATGGCGTGGCAGTGCCGCTGGCGGATGGCCAGCTGCTGGTTACCCTTGGCAACGAGGAGCGCCGCAACGGCCTGGCGTTGCTGAGTGCGCCGAGCAACGACGGCGGGCAGGGTCGCCGCGAACTGCTCCGCAACGAGGATTGCCCCGGCGTGCATGGCGAGGCCGTGGCAGGCGGTGACGCGGTGGTGGTGGGTTGCGAGGACGGCATGCTGGTCTACCAGGACGGCGCCTTCGCCAAGCTCGCAAGCCCCGACATGTACGGCCGCATGGGCAACCAGGCCGGAACCCCCGCCTCGCCGGTAATCCTCGGCGACTACAAGGTGGACAGGGACGCCGACCTTGAGCGGCCCACCCGAATCTCGCTGGTCAACACTGACACCGGGACGCTCCAGCTGGTGGACCTGGGCACCAGGTATTCCTTCCGTTCCCTGGGCCGCGGTCCGGCAGGGGAAGCGCTGGTGCTGGGGACGGACGGGGCGCTTCATGTCATTGATCCGACGACGGGCGAGGTCACCGCTGCGATTTCGGTGGTTGCCCCCTGGGTGGAGCCGGAGGCCTGGCAGGATCCCCGCCCCACTCTGTTTGTCCAGGGCTCAACCGCCTACGTCACGGAGCCGGCCACCTCCACCATCCACGCCGTTGACCTGACTGAGGGAAAGGTGGTTAGGAGCGCCGCCCTGGAACGCGCCGCCAACGAACTGACCGGAGTTACCGGCTGATGTTCTGCCGGCCAGGGACGTTAACGCCCGACGGCGGACCGGCACCTGGGTGCCTGTCCGCCGTCGGGCTTTTACGATCGCTTTGTGGAGTCCGCCTTATGCGAGGACTGCCAGTTTGGAGCCCTTGCGGCCGAACAGGACGCGGTCCACTGACACGCGGCCGGCTCCGGTGAGTGCGAGTGCCAGGGCGGCAGCGCCCAGAAGCAGCACCAGCTCGTACCCGCCCTTGTCGGCGAAGACTCCGGCCGAGGCGTGCACCAGGACGAGGGCGCCGATCATGTTTACGGCCAGCAGGGCGGCCACCACGCGGGTGAGTGCGCCCAGGATGAGGGCAATGCCGCCGGCCAGTTCGAGGCCTGCAATGACGGGTGCTGAGACGTTGGCTGCGGGCACACCCATCTGGGCGAACGCGGCCTGGGTTCCGGCGATGGTCCACTCGTTGAACTTCTGCCAGCCGTGGGCAGCGAAGAGGAAGCCGAGGATGACGCGCAGGACTGTGGTGGCGGTGGTGGTAAGGCGTGACTGATTCATGAATCGAGTCTCCTTGATCGTTTGTTGAAGTGTCAACTAAATGCCGCCCACTGTGTCCTTGGTCATGACTTGCGGCGTCATGACAGCCCGCAAGCAGGCAGCCGGTGCCGGCCGTTAGGCTGAAACTGTGCCCAACCAATCCGCCCCCGCTGCCGTGCAGCGTCCCGCGAGCCATGCCCGGGAAATCCTGCGGCTCGCCGTCCCGGCGTTCGGGGCCCTGATCGCCGAACCACTGTTCCTGCTCGCGGATTCGGCCATTGTGGGACACCTTGGCGTGGCCCAGCTGGCCGGCGTGGGGCTCGCCTCCGCCGTGCTGCACACCGCCGTCGGCCTGATGGTGTTCCTCGCCTACTCCACCACCCCGGCGGTGGCCCGCGCGATGGGACACGGGCAGTTGGGCAAGGCACTCGCCGCAGGGCGCGACGGCGTCTGGCTGGCATTTCTGTTGGGCATAGTCCTGGCGGTGGCCGGCTTCTGGGCCGCTGAACCGCTGGTGTCCCTGATGGGCGCCGAGGGTGAGGTGCGTTCATTCGCCGCTGACTATCTGCGCTGGTCCATGCCCGGCCTGGTGGCAATGCTCCTCATCTTTGCCGGCACCGGTGTTCTCCGCGGGTTGCAGGACACCAGGACACCGCTGCTCGTGGCCACCGCAGGCTTTGCCCTGAATATTGTCCTTAACTTCTGGCTGGTCTACGGGCTGGGCTGGTCCGTTGCGGGCTCGGCGGCCGGCACCAGCGTGGCGCAATGGGCCATGGCGGCCGTCTATCTGGCGATGGTCCAGCGAAATGCTGCCCGGCACGGCATCAGCCTGTGGCCCGACTGGAGCGGTATCCGCGCGATGACCCGGGTCGGTTCGTGGCTTATGCTCCGCACGCTGAGCCTGCGGATTGCCATCCTGGCTACGGTTTTTGTCGTTACGGGGCAAGGTGCCGTCAACCTGGCGGCGCACCAGCTGGCCATGACCATCTTCTCCTTCCTCGCTTTTGCCCTCGATGCCCTTGCCATCGCCGCCCAAGCCCTGATCGGCAAGGAGCTGGGCGCATCCAACCCCGTCAGGGCGCGGCACCTGACCCGGACCATGATCCGCTGGGGTGTCGGATTCGGCGTGGTTACGGGAGCCCTGCTGGCAGTCGCTGCGCCCTGGGCAGGGGCGCTGTTCACTTCGGACCCCGGCGTCCAGTCCGTGCTGACATACGCTCTGTGGATCCTGGCCGCCGGTCAGCCCCTTGCCGGTTATGTCTTTGTCCTGGATGGCGTGCTGATCGGCGCCGGGGACGCCAAGTACCTTGCGCTGGCGGGCGTGGTCAACCTCGCCGTGTACATCCCCATGCTCGTGGCCGTTGTTGTCTCCGGCCTGTCCGCCGCTGCGGGCCTTGTTTGGCTGTGGGCCGCCTTTGCGCTGGGCTACATGGCCGCCCGGGCGGTGACACTGGGCCTGCGCGCCCGGTCGGACCGCTGGCTGGTGCTGGGTTCGCCATAAGCCCACCGGCCACTAAACTGGACCGGTGAACCAACCACTGACACCCACAGATGCTCCCGCCGGCACCGCCCAGCAGGCTGACCTGTGGCAGCCGGTACTGCTCAGGGCCGTGGCCGCACTGGCGTTCGGCGCCGTGACCGTTTTCTGGGGCGGACCGTCGGTCCAGGTCATGGGCTGGGCAGGCGGACTGTACCTGCTGGTCACGGGCCTGCTGCTGCTCTGGGCCATCCCCAAGACCGGCTACGCGCGTGACCGTATGCCCGGCAAAATTCTCTCCGCGGCAGGGGCCGCCCTGGCAGGCGCAGGTGTTGCCGTGGCGCTGCTTCACGGGGACCGGGTCTTCGCTGTCGTCGCGGCGGTGGGGCTTGGCCTGGCCGGAGCGGTGGAGCTGTACTGCGGACTCCGGTACCGCGGCCGGCACGTGCTGGCCCGCGACTGGCTGGCTTCGGGCATCATCGGGCTTGGCACCGCAGCCATCCTGCCCTTTTTCATCAGCCTCGGAGCCCATGCCCTGCTGGGCGTCGCCGGCGGCGGGGCCATCATCTCCGGTGTGCTGTGGGCCCTGTCCGGACTGACGCTGAGGCACGATTCCCGGCCCGCCTCCGCGAAGCCGTAAACTAGAAGCGAAAGGTTCTACCCGGCGTAGAAAACGCGCCCGGAACAACCCCCGCACACATTCGAACCAGCACGCCCTTCCGGCACGGCTGTAGGAGAGGAACTACCTTGGCAGACCAGAAACCAGGAAAACCGCGTAATCTGCGGACCTCGGTGAAGGGGCCGCTGATGTTCTCTGCGTTCTGGGCCGTCCTCGCCTTCTTCGCGGTGCTGATCTTCGCCTCCGGCGGCAGCGCGAAGACCCCGCGGTTCGATCTCGCCTTTACGGGCGCCGGCATCGCG
It contains:
- a CDS encoding MATE family efflux transporter, with protein sequence MPNQSAPAAVQRPASHAREILRLAVPAFGALIAEPLFLLADSAIVGHLGVAQLAGVGLASAVLHTAVGLMVFLAYSTTPAVARAMGHGQLGKALAAGRDGVWLAFLLGIVLAVAGFWAAEPLVSLMGAEGEVRSFAADYLRWSMPGLVAMLLIFAGTGVLRGLQDTRTPLLVATAGFALNIVLNFWLVYGLGWSVAGSAAGTSVAQWAMAAVYLAMVQRNAARHGISLWPDWSGIRAMTRVGSWLMLRTLSLRIAILATVFVVTGQGAVNLAAHQLAMTIFSFLAFALDALAIAAQALIGKELGASNPVRARHLTRTMIRWGVGFGVVTGALLAVAAPWAGALFTSDPGVQSVLTYALWILAAGQPLAGYVFVLDGVLIGAGDAKYLALAGVVNLAVYIPMLVAVVVSGLSAAAGLVWLWAAFALGYMAARAVTLGLRARSDRWLVLGSP
- a CDS encoding DoxX family protein, translated to MNQSRLTTTATTVLRVILGFLFAAHGWQKFNEWTIAGTQAAFAQMGVPAANVSAPVIAGLELAGGIALILGALTRVVAALLAVNMIGALVLVHASAGVFADKGGYELVLLLGAAALALALTGAGRVSVDRVLFGRKGSKLAVLA
- a CDS encoding acyl-CoA thioesterase, producing MTETAANSVTLRFLAAPTDVGHSGSVDAGTVLEWVDKAAYAAAVGWAKSYCVTAYVGNIHFADPVNSGDMVEVEATIVYTGRSSMHIRTVVSSSDPKGGPATMRSQCMVIFVAVGDNGKPIPVKQFQPVTATEIEQRDHALARIKVRERIVEAMNAQEYTDAGTAERVTLRFMAAPTDVNWGGKVHGGIVMKWIDEAAYVCASRYCGMDTVAVFSGGVRFYRPLLIGHVVEVEARLVYTGTKGMHIAVHVRSGDPKGKELNLTTYCLTVMVTRDADGNSVPVPGWVPVSAEDKRLHAHARELLEIRGTAPGNRLPNHLLGQG
- the aztD gene encoding zinc metallochaperone AztD — encoded protein: MMTVQPSFPFSRRHSRMFPAVLAVSAALLAACGSPPGAAPGHAPTTNSRATSEGSEAKESQAPVPRLVLTHDAGITVLDAKTLGPVGEVPLEGFNRLSQAGDGRHVLVSTGDSFRIFDVGVWTEAHGDHGHSYVTAPRLTDRAFGANKAGHVVTQAEKTALFNDGSGKVDVFDPAALTGALKTGPPATSTYTTPEAHHGVAVPLADGQLLVTLGNEERRNGLALLSAPSNDGGQGRRELLRNEDCPGVHGEAVAGGDAVVVGCEDGMLVYQDGAFAKLASPDMYGRMGNQAGTPASPVILGDYKVDRDADLERPTRISLVNTDTGTLQLVDLGTRYSFRSLGRGPAGEALVLGTDGALHVIDPTTGEVTAAISVVAPWVEPEAWQDPRPTLFVQGSTAYVTEPATSTIHAVDLTEGKVVRSAALERAANELTGVTG